The following coding sequences lie in one Arachis hypogaea cultivar Tifrunner chromosome 9, arahy.Tifrunner.gnm2.J5K5, whole genome shotgun sequence genomic window:
- the LOC112710789 gene encoding putative pectinesterase/pectinesterase inhibitor 28, producing MTTNLEESIEAKRRIAVIGISTVILVAMVVAVTVGVSQVDGDEKSTKNTNHVASTVKAVKALCQPTDYKEECEESLTAEAGNTTDPRELIKIAFNVTINKIGDGLQKSHLLQEVEKEPRAKMALDTCKQLMNLSISEFSRSLERIGQFNLNNLDEILTSLKVWLSGAVTYQETCLDCFENTTSKAGEKMKEALTNATKMSSNALSIITELANTFSELNETRQDSSHRRLEDEFPSWVDNGAGVRRLLLSSSRKLKPNVIVAKDGSAKFTSINQALKNVPQKNMKPFVIFIKKGVYKEYVEVTREMRHVVFVGEGGDKTRITGNKNFIDGTNTYKTATVAIQGDYFIAINMGFENSAGAHKHQAVAVRVQADKSIFYKCSFDGYQDTLYAHTMRQFYRDCTISGTIDFIFGDAVTVFQNCTFVVRKPMQNQQCIVTAQGRKEKHQPSGIVIHGGSIVAEPGESKDHKNVKFDSKAYLARPWKNYSRTVFLQTYIGDLIEPEGYMPWQGPEGNTGMDTCYYAEFNNIGPGSNATKRVKWHGVKHLTEKSVGAFFPSKFFHGDDWIRFTKVPYSPGLTNFTKHKI from the exons ATGACGACCAACCTTGAAGAAAGTATAGAGGCAAAACGGAGAATCGCCGTCATAGGCATATCTACTGTCATACTAGTCGCTATGGTGGTGGCGGTTACCGTCGGTGTCAGTCAAGTCGACGGGGACGAAAAAAGCACGAAAAACACAAACCATGTGGCTTCGACGGTGAAAGCAGTGAAAGCCCTTTGCCAACCAACAGATTACAAGGAAGAGTGTGAGGAAAGCCTAACTGCCGAAGCTGGCAACACCACGGACCCAAGAGAACTTATCAAGATTGCATTTAATGTAACCATTAACAAGATTGGTGATGGGCTCCAGAAATCACATCTCTTGCAAGAGGTTGAGAAGGAACCTAGGGCCAAGATGGCGCTTGACACGTGTAAGCAGCTCATGAATCTCTCTATTAGCGAGTTTTCGAGGTCATTAGAGAGAATTGGACAGTTTAATCTCAACAACCTCGACGAAATCCTCACAAGCCTAAAG GTATGGCTTAGCGGAGCGGTGACATATCAAGAGACATGTTTGGATTGTTTTGAGAACACAACAAGCAAAGCTGGGGAAAAGATGAAGGAAGCGTTGACCAATGCGACGAAGATGAGCAGCAATGCCCTAAGCATAATCACGGAACTCGCAAATACTTTCTCAGAGTTGAACGAAACGCGGCAAGATAGCTCTCATCGTCGCCTCGAGGATGAGTTCCCATCGTGGGTTGACAATGGTGCTGGGGTACGTAGACTCCTTCTGTCGAGTTCACGCAAGCTGAAGCCCAATGTGATTGTGGCCAAAGATGGCAGCGCAAAGTTCACTAGCATCAATCAGGCTTTGAAGAATGTTCCTCAGAAAAACATGAAGCCATTTGTGATATTCATCAAGAAAGGTGTTTACAAAGAGTATGTTGAGGTTACCAGGGAGATGAGACATGTCGTCTTTGTTGGTGAAGGTGGCGATAAGACACGAATCACTGGCAACAAAAACTTCATTGATGGGACCAACACTTATAAAACTGCTACAGTAG CAATTCAAGGAGATTACTTTATCGCCATCAACATGGGGTTTGAGAACTCCGCAGGTGCCCATAAACATCAAGCAGTAGCAGTAAGGGTCCAAGCAGATAAGTCTATCTTTTACAAATGCTCGTTCGATGGCTACCAAGACACACTCTATGCTCACACCATGCGTCAATTCTACCGAGACTGCACCATCTCAGGCACCATCGATTTCATCTTCGGCGACGCCGTCACCGTCTTCCAAAACTGCACCTTCGTGGTCCGGAAGCCCATGCAGAACCAGCAATGCATCGTGACGGCGCAAGGCCGGAAGGAGAAGCACCAACCTTCAGGAATAGTAATCCACGGTGGCTCGATTGTGGCGGAGCCAGGAGAATCAAAGGACCACAAGAACGTGAAGTTCGATAGCAAGGCTTACTTAGCGCGTCCATGGAAGAATTACTCGAGGACGGTGTTCTTGCAAACATACATCGGAGATTTGATTGAACCCGAAGGGTACATGCCTTGGCAAGGGCCAGAAGGTAATACCGGCATGGATACTTGTTACTATGCAGAGTTCAATAACATTGGCCCTGGTTCAAATGCAACGAAGCGCGTGAAATGGCATGGTGTCAAGCACCTCACGGAAAAATCTGTAGGTGCTTTCTTCCCATCCAAGTTCTTCCATGGTGACGATTGGATTAGGTTTACTAAGGTTCCTTACTCCCCAGGCTTAACTAATTTCACGAAGCACAAAATTTAA